A region from the Sebastes umbrosus isolate fSebUmb1 chromosome 18, fSebUmb1.pri, whole genome shotgun sequence genome encodes:
- the si:dkey-261l7.2 gene encoding si:dkey-261l7.2 has translation MPQQLSTAAVLQLLLLLSAVPAQYFISRWSGTTPAQRYHASTRMLRIWKDWRSSYLSGTAWMEWADQQMSKFQSWLGLEQDVFQESLALETMLFDNDQEFFGASKKVRSPRPPYVFLKVGEVVMERKGNMVGVVVSWDSELRAPPQWVDRVYSDSQGLKAEKTPHYKVLFGGPGPSSLMVGYLPQTQLERITGMRPDIPTLENYFTHFDGERFVMQPWLRELYPEDGDGNEEEHEDT, from the exons ATGCCTCAGCAGCTCTCAACCGCCGcggtgctgcagctcctcctgctgctctccgCCGTGCCCGCGCAGTACTTCATCTCTCGCTGGAGCGGCACCACGCCGGCGCAGCGCTACCACGCGAGCACACG GATGCTTAGAATATGGAAAGATTGGAGATCATCTTACCTCAGTGGCACTGCATGGATGGAATGGGCAGACCAGCAGATGTCCAAATTCCA GTCTTGGCTCGGCTTGGAACAGGACGTGTTTCAAGAGTCGCTTGCCTTAGAGACCATGCTTTTTGACAATGACCAGGAATTCTTTGGAG CCTCCAAGAAAGTGCGTAGCCCTCGTCCTCCATATGTGTTCCTGAAGGTTGGAGAGGTGGTGATGGAGCGGAAGGGCAATATGGTCGGGGTGGTGGTGAGCTGGGACTCTGAGCTGCGAGCCCCTCCACAGTGGGTCGACAGAGTCTACTCCGACTCTCAG GGCCTCAAAGCAGAGAAGACGCCTCATTATAAAGTCCTGTTCGGCGGGCCTGGACCCTCCTCTCTAATGGTTGGATACTTGCCCCAGACACAACTGGAGCGCATCACTGGGATGAGG CCGGACATTCCCACCTTGGAGAATTACTTCACACATTTTGATGGGGAGCGGTTTGTCATGCAGCCCTGGCTCAGAGAGCTCTACCCTGAAGATGGGGATGGGAATGAGGAAGAGCATGAAGACACCTGA
- the irak1bp1 gene encoding interleukin-1 receptor-associated kinase 1-binding protein 1 homolog, protein MDRQSRVFAAILPAAAGREFAGNEREQGLEERVVNYRQSAGNRVVREVQVTGTAEVCCPADRVSVRVSVGNNKESVNEVTNSISRRIEYILQAVRQHGVSDQDTSVRRFLHREADQYHMDAEVVVTFSDFEKMERVCRVLLEKLDKSVCVGTPQFYHSVESLSLMRRRACVSAVENAQQKACEVGQLLGQTLGPPLLVREEETRERRNEDDEDGGRCQDAARLPHLPRIPTITASSQVSVSFGLRDKSRKKL, encoded by the exons ATGGACAGGCAGAGTCGAGTCTTTGCTGCGATCCTACCGGCTGCTGCTGGTCGGGAATTTGCCGGTAATGAAAGAGAGCAGGGACTAGAAGAGCGAGTAGTTAACTACCGTCAAAGTGCCGGTAACCGGGTAGTACGGGAAGTCCAGGTGACGGGAACAGCGGAGGTTTGTTGTCCGGCGGACCGGGTGTCGGTGCGGGTCAGTGTGGGCAACAACAAAGAGTCCGTCAACGAGGTGACCAACAGCATCTCACGGAGAATTGAATACATCCTACAAGCTGTCAg ACAACATGGTGTCAGTGACCAAGACACCTCAGTGAGGAGGTTTCTCCACCGAGAGGCAGACCAGTATCACATGGATGCAGAG GTCGTGGTCACTTTCTCCGATTTTGAGAAGATGGAGCGAGTATGTAGGGTCCTGCTGGAGAAGCTGGACAAGAGTGTTTGTGTGGGAACACCACAGTTCTACCACAGTGTCGAAAGCCTAAGTCTAATGAG GCggcgtgcgtgtgtgtcagcAGTTGAAAATGCTCAGCAGAAGGCCTGCGAAGTCGGTCAGCTCCTGGGGCAAACTCTGGGACCCCCCCTTCTGGTCcgagaggaggagacaagggAGCGGAGGAATGAGGACGATGAGGATGGAGGCAGATGCCAGGATGCTGCACGCCTTCCTCACCTTCCACGCATTCCCACAATCACTGCCTCCTCACAGGTGTCTGTCTCCTTCGGCCTCAGAGACAAGAGCAGGAAAAAACTCTAG